In Fusobacterium perfoetens, the sequence TAAAAAATTATTGAACTGTTGCTGTAAAATTAGCTAAAATTTTCTCCCATAACCCTTGGTCTTTAAGGATTTTTTCTAAGATTTCACGAACAGCTCCATTGCCTCCAGCCTTAGAAGATACAAAGTCAGAGATTTCTATAATCTCAGCTACAGAATCACTTGGACAAGCTGAAAATCCACAAAGTTTCATTGGTTTTAAATCTATTAAATCATCACCTATATAGGCAGTCTCTTCATAGGTTATACTGTATTTTTCAAGGATTTTTTCCAAATCTTTTATCTTGTCACGACTTCCTTGGACAATATCAGTGATACCAAGTTCTGTCCCTCTTCTTTCTACTATCTTAGAAGTTTTACCAGTGATTATAGCAAATTTTATCCCAGCTTTTATACTTTGAGAGATAGCAAGACCGTCTTTTACATCAAAGGCTTTCATCTCATTCCCAAAGTTATCAATATATAGTTTTCCGTCAGTTAAAGTTCCGTCTACATCAAGAACTACTAATTTTATCATAATGACCTCCCTAGTTTTAAATCTATTTTATTATACCATATTTTTTAAGGTAAAATTTATTAAAGTTTTATTACTAAAAAGTGAGATTTGTGGTATAATTAATATTATTTAAAAAATAAAAGGTGAATCAGTGAAAGTAGAAAATAATAGTATTTATTATGAAAAAAATCAAGTTGATAAAGAACTTAATTTGGAAAGATTGACTGTTGAGATAAAATCAAAAAGAAGATATATATTTTTCTTGGTTGGAACTTTGATGGTTATATCTTTGATTAATCTGTATAGTGTATCTGATTATGAGGGAAAACTTTTTAGTCTTCCAATGACTCTGCTTTTTATGTTTGTTGGGTCTACTGTTGGTTTTTTTGTAAGTACACTAGATTATCGAAAGTTTAATAAAAATCTGTTTTTTAGATTTATATATTTTGGCTCTCTAGGTCTTTTGGCTTTTATGGTAATAGCTGGAAGATTTTTTAATGGGCTAGGGATAGTTCGTGAGA encodes:
- a CDS encoding KdsC family phosphatase, which codes for MIKLVVLDVDGTLTDGKLYIDNFGNEMKAFDVKDGLAISQSIKAGIKFAIITGKTSKIVERRGTELGITDIVQGSRDKIKDLEKILEKYSITYEETAYIGDDLIDLKPMKLCGFSACPSDSVAEIIEISDFVSSKAGGNGAVREILEKILKDQGLWEKILANFTATVQ